A genomic window from Vigna radiata var. radiata cultivar VC1973A chromosome 2, Vradiata_ver6, whole genome shotgun sequence includes:
- the LOC106776249 gene encoding serine/threonine-protein phosphatase 6 regulatory ankyrin repeat subunit A, whose product MSPSHLPLRWESTGEQWWYASPIDCAAANGHYDLVVELLHLDANLLIKLTSLRRIRRLETVWDDEEHFEDVAKCRSQVARSLMLECETRRGTNSLIRAGYGGWLLYTAASAGDVDFVRELLGRNPALVLGEGEYGVTDILYAAARSNSCEVFEVVLRSALSPAAQMEEVYERDMTNRAVHAAARGGNWEMLKQLVEEGCGVLGFRDAQGCTVLHTAAARGQVQVVRNLLASFDVVNSTDGQGNTALHVASYGGHLSVVEILILASPSLALLTNHYGDTFLHMAVAGFRSPGFRRLDKHAELLKQLVCGKIVNLENIINAKNNDGRTVLHVSVIDNVQCELVELLMSVPSIDLNICDADGMTPLDLLKQRPKSASSDILIKMIISSGGVSNGRKAIAENALCTHHKAHVIGGSPGTSFRIPDAEIFLYTGIENSSDANYDQASVESYSCSNEPSNSDSENSPHTKKYDNSANRAVRRSKFRLRWPKRKETKAAASELEDDDSLNPFSSSGNLEDFPVPLRQRYSQPCSLPNSKRTTSLPSPTSRVKFSAGLMQGVIQAKQHYSHSTPSPFQELSVASLSSIKKQKGTDIKGPSCSNNPPLEDRELLLNYKHCSLNKKLMNGYFSFGAQGLAVENSNSCAKSNRSYKRLSSIVA is encoded by the exons ATGTCTCCTTCACACTTGCCTCTTCGCTGGGAGAGCACCGGAGAACAGTGGTGGTACGCTTCTCCGATCGATTGCGCCGCCGCGAACGGCCACTACGATCTGGTGGTGGAACTTCTCCACCTCGACGCCAACCTCCTCATTAAGCTCACTTCCCTCCGCAGAATTCGGCGCCTCGAAACAGTGTGGGACGACGAGGAACACTTCGAGGACGTCGCGAAATGTCGCTCGCAGGTTGCGAGGAGCCTCATGCTGGAATGCGAGAcgagaagaggaaccaactctCTCATTCGCGCCGGGTACGGCGGGTGGCTCCTCTACACCGCCGCCTCTGCCGGTGACGTGGATTTCGTCCGGGAGCTATTGGGGAGGAACCCTGCGCTTGTGTTGGGAGAAGGAGAGTATGGAGTGACTGATATACTGTATGCTGCTGCGAGGAGCAATAGCTGTGAGGTGTTTGAGGTTGTGCTTCGTTCTGCTCTCTCGCCGGCGGCGCAGATGGAAGAGGTTTACGAGAGGGATATGACGAATAGGGCGGTTCATGCTGCTGCGAGAGGAGGGAACTGGGAGATGCTGAAGCAGCTCGTGGAAGAGGGTTGTGGTGTTTTGGGGTTTAGAGATGCTCAGGGTTGCACCGTTTTGCATACTGCAGCTGCCAGAGGACAGGTTCAG GTGGTGAGAAATCTACTTGCATCATTCGATGTTGTAAACTCAACAGATGGTCAAGGGAACACAGCGTTACATGTAGCATCTTACGGGGGTCACTTATCTGTGGTGGAGATTCTGATTCTTGCATCCCCTTCATTAGCATTGTTAACCAACCACTATGGAGATACTTTTCTTCATATGGCAGTGGCTGGTTTCAGAAGTCCTGGTTTCCGTAGACTGGACAAACATGCTGAACTCTTGAAGCAATTGGTTTGTGGAAAGATTGTGAACTTAGAGAACATCATCAATGCCAAGAACAATGATGGAAGAACGGTTCTTCATGTATCAGTGATTGATAATGTTCAATGCGAGCTAGTGGAACTGTTGATGTCTGTGCCATCAATTGATCTGAACATTTGTGATGCTGATGGGATGACCCCTTTGGATCTTCTAAAACAAAGACCAAAATCAGCATCTTCTGATATTTTAATCAAGATGATAATTTCCTCCGGAGGGGTCTCTAATGGTCGAAAAGCTATAGCAGAAAATGCACTTTGCACTCATCACAAAGCTCATGTCATTGGAGGGAGTCCTGGCACTTCGTTTAGAATACCAGATGCTGAGATATTCCTGTACACTGGAATTGAGAATTCATCAGATGCCAATTATGATCAAGCAAGTGTGGAATCATATTCCTGCTCGAACGAACCAAGCAATTCTGACTCGGAAAATTCTCCACACACCAAGAAGTATGATAATTCTGCTAATCGTGCTGTAAGGCGTTCGAAGTTTCGTCTCAGGTGGcctaaaagaaaagagacaaaagcAGCTGCATCAGAATTAGAAGATGACGATTCTCTTAATCCTTTTAGTTCAAGTGGAAACTTGGAAGATTTTCCAGTTCCATTGCGGCAAAGATACTCACAACCATGCTCCCTTCCAAACAGCAAAAGAACAACTTCTCTTCCAAGTCCAACCTCCAGAGTGAAATTCAGTGCTGGTCTGATGCAAGGTGTGATTCAAGCAAAACAACATTATTCTCATTCAACTCCAAGTCCTTTCCAAGAATTATCTGTGGCTTCTCTTTCTTCCATCAAGAAACAAAAGGGTACTGATATAAAAGGACCCTCTTGCTCTAATAATCCACCATTGGAGGACAGAGAACTTCTGTTGAACTACAAACATTGCTCCctcaataaaaaattgatgaatgggtatttttcttttggggCACAAGGCCTGGCTGTTGAAAATTCCAATAGCTGCGCAAAGTCAAACAGGAGTTACAAGCGTTTGAGTTCCATAGTTGCCTGA
- the LOC106756453 gene encoding glyceraldehyde-3-phosphate dehydrogenase GAPC1, cytosolic produces MASDKKIRIGINGFGRIGRLVARVALQRNDVELVAINDPFITTDYMTYMFKYDTVHGQWKHFDVKVKDSKTLLFGEKPVTVFGIRNPEDIPWGEAGADYVVESTGVFTDKDKAAAHLKGGAKKVVISAPSKDAPMFVVGVNEKEYKPELDIVSNASCTTNCLAPLAKVINDRFGIVEGLMTTVHAITATQKTVDGPSSKDWRGGRAASFNIIPSSTGAAKAVGKVLPALNGKLTGMSFRVPTVDVSVVDLTVRLEKAATYEQIKAAIKEESEGKLKGILGYTEDDVVSTDFVGDSRSSIFDAKAGISLNENFVKLVSWYDNEWGYSTRVIDLIVHIASVA; encoded by the exons ATGG CATCAGACAAGAAAATTAGGATCGGTATCAACG GATTCGGAAGGATTGGCCGTTTGGTGGCCAGGGTTGCCCTTCAAAGGAACGATGTTGAACTCGTTGCAATCAACGATCCTTTCATCACCACTGATTACATG ACATATATGTTCAAGTATGACACTGTTCATGGCCAATGGAAGCATTTTGATGTCAAGGTGAAGGACTCTAAGACCCTTCTCTTTGGTGAGAAGCCCGTGACAGTTTTTGGTATCAG GAACCCCGAAGACATTCCATGGGGAGAGGCTGGTGCTGACTATGTTGTTGAGTCAACTGGGGTATTCACTGACAAGGACAAGGCTGCTGCTCACTTGAAG GGTGGTGCCAAGAAGGTTGTGATTTCTGCCCCAAGCAAAGATGCACCCATGTTTGTTGTCGGTGTTAACGAGAAAGAATACAAACCAGAGCTTGACATTGTTTCCAACGCTAGCTGCACCACCAATTGCCTTGCTCCCCTCGCCAAG GTCATCAATGACCGATTCGGAATTGTTGAGGGTCTCATGACCACTGTTCACGCCATCACAG CGACTCAGAAGACTGTTGATGGTCCATCAAGCAAGGATTGGAGGGGTGGAAGAGCTGCTTCCTTCAATATTATTCCCAGCAGCACTGGAGCTGCCAAG GCTGTAGGAAAAGTTCTTCCAGCACTGAACGGCAAACTCACCGGAATGTCTTTCCGAGTCCCTACTGTTGATGTTTCAGTTGTTGACCTCACTGTCAGGCTAGAGAAGGCAGCAACCTATGAGCAAATCAAGGCTGCTATCAA GGAGGAATCAGAGGGCAAATTGAAGGGTATTTTGGGTTACACTGAAGACGATGTTGTGTCTACTGATTTTGTTGGTGACAGCAG GTCTAGCATTTTTGACGCCAAGGCCGGAATTTCTTTGAATGAAAACTTTGTAAAGCTTGTTTCGTGGTACGACAACGAATGGGGTTACAG taCCCGTGTGATTGATTTGATTGTCCACATTGCATCCGTGGCATAA